In Fusarium oxysporum f. sp. lycopersici 4287 chromosome 9, whole genome shotgun sequence, the genomic stretch GCATCGGCAACATTATCCACGTTGGCATTGATCATGACGGAATCAGTATCACCATAGATAACCTGCAGTGAGTTGCTCTCGGCCAGCTCCTTGGTGCTGCGGAGAATCTCTCGGCCCTTGAAGGTTGTCAAAACAGCCAGAGGTCGAGCGTAGAAGCGTGACTTGGTATAACCCAAACATCCGTACATGGAGTTGGCAGTGAGCTTGAGCGCAAGCTGCTTGATGTCCCATGTAGCCAGCTCCTCTGGGGTagccttcttgtccttcatGAGGCTCTTGACTTGTCGACGGCGACTAACGAGAGTAGCAATGAGCCTAGGTAGGATACCTTGATCCTGGTTGATTGGGACTTCGGgaacttcatcttcttcaccGTTCTGTGGGTTTGGTTAGTTTCGAGGTTAAAACATGGATTCTCGACAAACTTACTGTGGCTGGTCTATCGACAGTTGTAAAGCAGATGTTGAACTCCTGAATAATAGAGGGATACAGGGAATTAAAGTCCATGACAAGCACAAACTTATCATACAGACCTTTCTCTGGCTCGAAAACCAAGCCGCCCTTGtacttgtccttcttcttcccctcaACCGCCTCTTCTTCACGCTGTGCCTCTTCAGCACGCTGGCGACTGCGAAAAGTCTGCTTGTCAGGGCAGATGTACTTGTTGCGATAGAACTCGTGTAGCAAAATGTACTCATTCCGCTCTGCACGCGTGCCGGTCAGGGTTCGAGCCCAAGAGTTACCCGCCAGATTGGTGAGAACCTTAGTCAGTGGCAACATCTGAACACCCAGGGCCAGGGCTGCAATGTAGTGTGTATCGGCCTCCATATGGGTGATGTAGTCGAGAAGTCCCTGCTTCTCCCTGGCCCACGTCTTCAGGGCAACCTCATTGTCAAAATCGCGGCGCCGGTTATCTCCAGAGAGGTACAAACTGCACATCTCTGTCAGGCTCCATGACTGACACTTGAACATAACGGACTTTCCAGCATCGTTGGCAAGATCACATAGCAGACGTCCTGACAAGATCTGGCGTTCAGCAAAAACATTACCACCAGTCTTGCCGATTGACGATGGCCACTGACTGCGACGGAGTCTGCCTAGCCTGGACCATCCGGGTATTTTCTTTTCATACAGGCGGTTGAGGAGCACACTGTAGTCTACACCCTCCAATTGGTGTCCCAGAATTACATCTGGATCCGCAACATCAAGTtgggccaagaagaaggcgaggatATCggcttcttgcttcttcagcACAATCAAGCCACGATTCCTCTTCTTTGCAAGGTGATCGAAGCCCATAGGGAACGCCTGGCCATGCGGCCGGATCACCGTAAAGGTTCGACAGGGCAGCTTTTCTGCAGGAGTTGTGTCACTGAGGGATACCTTCTCGTAGATTCTTGCACTAATAGCCAGAATCTCTTGCTTGTTATCCTTCTCATTGAAGGCAGTCCGTAATGAGACACTCATAAGAGTCAGGGGGGGTGCATCCAGGTTGTCAGACTCGCTAAGAACAGAAACCATGTTGGGGTGATCGGCCAAAACCTCAAGCTTGCAGTGGGAAGcattcttgagcttgtcaaaaTCGGCATCCTCAATCTTCAGCCAGCATGGGCCCATGATATTCTTCCAGAGAACGAACTGTTCAAAAAGAGCAGTGTTGCTACCAAAGACGTGAGAATATGTCTCACCGGGTCTGTTGGGGTCGACTTCAGGCTCTGGGATACTTGTTAGCTGCTTTGAGGGACCTACAGGAGGAATGTGGCCACTCACTGTTGTATGGGTAGAGAAGTTTCATATACTGTGCTTCCTTGGGGACATCACGGAGCTCAAAGGCATATTTCCTGGTACAGGCCTTGATCTTGTACATGCCAACATTCATCTTGGTCATCATGGTGTCAATCTCGTCATACACGTTCAtcatctcgacttcttcgccTGTCTCTTCGCCATCTTGCAAGCGGTGTTGGCGCGGCAAGAAATAGAGCTTTCTCAAGATGTTGTCTACTTTCACAAAGCAGCTGACGTATGATCgcgtcttcttgttgagaactTTGCCAAAGAGACACAGACTGCCGTTGACCTCGGTGTAGTCTGtccagaagaagttgagacTGCCGTCTTCCTCGATCGCATCCTTGTAGTCAATTTTGCCTATTGTCTTTGTTTCTGCAGGCGAACTTGTGACGACGTTCAGCCTCTCTGTGAGGGCATTCCATGAAGCTGAGTCGACTTGAGCGCCGTTGGGTTTAACAGGAGAGGAGCTGGCAGGTGTGGGATAGGATTCTGCTTTCTGAATTTTCTTGATCGGCCTTGAACTTGCTAGATTGACACTGGTTGTGGCGATGGTTCCAGCATGCGCAACCTCCATcatgtcgtcgtcgtcgtcgtcttcttcctttggTTCCTGCTTAATCTGTGCCTTTCTCTGCGCTACCTTTGCGGCTGGAGAGGAGGGTGCAGGATCGCTCATGGGGACATCGGCAGTCTCGAGGATGTCATCGTCGGCGGAGGgaaagaagccatcatcatcagggGCTGGAGGGAGAGGGGACGGTAGCCGGGTATCGAgggtcttggtctttttGGGCACAGGCTCGGGAGCAGGTGAAAGGGCCCTAGCCTTGCGACGACCGCCAGATCTTTCGACTCTTGAGGTATGGGGAGCAGGGGCAGGAATGTTGTTGTCGACCTCGCCGAGGAGGTTTGAAAGGAAGTCGTCGTCCTCCTTTGTCTTGACGACCTGAAGAGATATTTAATTTAGTTGGGTCGACCCACGATGTTGTAAACGGAATGCGTACCTTGGGTTTTGGCTGGGCCCTGTTGGCGCCCTTGAAGTATTCACTGATATCTTTGTCAGTGGCCGCTCGCTTGGCTTGCTCCTCCTGGCGATTCTTCTTCGCTACATGATATGTGAGTATGTGGGCTGTCCTGAACATGTCCTGGAGGAAGACTGACCAGTCTTACTGGGTCGGCCACGGAGGGTGGCCTCTTCTTCGCTTTCTGAACCATAGGCTTGTACTCGATCCCAGTCTTCGCGGCCATCATCTGCGTAGCCTTCGCCATTGTCGTCGACAACAAAGTCGTCCTGATTTAATCGTTCCCGAACAACCTTCTTATATCCATCCTCGTCAACTTCGTCGTATAAATTGTCGACGTCGGCAACTTTGTAAGTATCAAAGACCTTCTTGCCGGACTCTCGAAgagccttgagctcagcGAGCCGCGCTCTGTGAGACATGACGGGAGAAGAGTTTAGGCCGGTGGCATATcagtgagagaagagaaggagagtaTATGCCTGGATGCCACTCTTTGATTATATGTTGCTCGTGATTGTAGTGCAGGGAAATGATGGTATCGAGGATGGAAATGGTGATGGTGGAGGTGCTACTTGGATGGGGTTGGTCCCCCGGTAACCAGCGCTGAGGTGCTCATTTAGAAAAGTAGTCAGGGAGACGCGTCAAAGCGCGTCGTCCCTCCTGAGCCGCGTCTCGGCTCGTGTCGAAGGAGGGGCCATCTATTTAAGTGATGGACGCGAGAGCAGCCAATAGGTGCTACGGCACAGGTGATGCAGAACCTTAAAGTACCCCGCGCAGGGAGGTACTTGTTGATGCATAAATTGGTATTTGCATAAAATATATGCGGCATCAAATGGCTAGTCCACGCGGCTTTTCACTTTACGCGACCTGCTAACTGTTAGTGTTACCGAGACTCTTTTTAGGTCTTTAACCAAGATACCTACTACGTATCTAGGATTGCATAAGCTCCTATTTACGATCTAATGGCAACTAGATGATATTCCTTTCCTTTAGGACTTCAATTTCGTCGAATGGTTGTAGTCAATGTTATAAACGAGTTGCTCATTGAGTTGCCGCTCTGTAAATTGATGTTACTTGGGATAATTCATTTAAAGATCAAAATGGAAAATCAATACAgatcattcttcttcattcagCTAGTCTTCAGACAATATCATTGGGTCAAAGACATCCCAAATCCAGTTGTTGCCTGGCTGAGGTGTGGCCGGCCGTCCCGGTGCGGCCCCACTCGCCCGGAACGATGGATGACCCACATTGAACGGCAGTTTATCTCTCGGCTCAGTCAGATACACCTATAGTGACTACCTGACCATGTATTGGAGATTCAGCAGTTCAGCttagatattaataaaaacCGGGTCGGAGCCGTAATTCCAGGACATCGTCTTTCCAGAAATACCTTGTGATCAATCTTGATAcactaccttaccttaggCAATTGGTGATAGTGATGGTGATAATGTACTTGCCAGTAATTCACTCCGTCCTTGCGGATATTCTCTTGTAAGCTCCTTGCAAGAGCTACCTATGGCATTAATTGCAAGCTCAGTCAAATGACCTTCCCAAAGTAACACAAACTCTCAACTTGTTCCTGCACCTGTACCAGTGGATGCCTTCCTACCTACCTGGTACCTTGAGTATCTAGGCCGCTTTTTTTTCACCACACATCAGTCAAAATTGACGATCTTTGTCTCGTCAAACCATCTATATCCGATCCCATCCATACTTACATCATGCCCAACAGTATCTTTGGTGCCTGGCAGgcgaagctcaagaaaaggatcccacctcagcctcagcatcCGCTTCCGTTCCCTGAGCTTGTCAAGCCTCACAACAAGATTAGCAGCTAGAGACTGCCACTGAATCGCCGCAGGGCTCGTCTCGATAGATCTGAGGAAATCGATTTTGATGGACCTAGCGAGAATACGTCAACACGGCGCAGAAGCCAGAGATCAAATTCTCAGAATTCGTCGTATTCTCATCTTGCGCGTTGGTTGAAACCGAAACGACGAAAGacagcttcctcttcaacaaatTTGGAGAAATTGTCAGTATCTGAAGTCCCAGGAGTTCCTCATCTCCTTAGCACAGGTGGGTGGGCTAATAAGTACTCGCTTGCGGCGTATCTGACTATATTCTAGTGGAAGATCTTTCTTATCACCAACCGAGCCTCAGCAGCGCATTCCAATACTCCAGAGAAAGATGGACTCGCAATGGGAGTTTCTCGAGTAACCATTCAGTGTTTCCAATTGGGTCACGCATTCATATCTCCGAATTATCCAAGCCGTTCCTGAAGGACTCTGAATTCGCGCCCCCTTCACCAGTCATCGACAAAGGTCCACCTCAGCTAGATCCTCTTCCTGACATGTCTAGCTGTAGCCTGGAAAGATCATCTACTTTACGAGCTTGCATAGAAGCGGCACCGGATGATAAGCGTCTGGAAGACAAATCGCCGCGCTCCACTACTAAGCGTGAACGCATCACAACTCGTCCCAAGGTCTCGGCAGCACTTACATCACAACCGGTAGGGCGGAAGACACTATCTATCACCAGGCCCTCGTCCTCTTGCGATTTAGTCGCTCCTGCGACAATAGTCGGCTCACTTCGTCGTTTTAACAAATCTGGAGGCTATAGCCACCCGCAAAGAGGTCAGATTCCGTCAAACTGGACTCAGGGTAATTCCGGCATATTACTGTCTATGCAAGATGATTCCATGCAAGAACCTGGCCAATGCTCGCCATCGCGGTGGACCTCGGCCACCACGATTCAACTACCCACAAATTTACTCAAAAGTTCGTACTTGGCTGTCAAAGAAGGCGAGAAACCGTCAGCCATACATTCATCAACGTCGAATACGCAATCGCAGCTCTCAGATCGATCATCCAGCCAAGGCAGCAGGTCAATATATCGTACCGTGGCCTCGAATCTCTATCTTGATTCGTTGTCTCAATTCGAACTTAAGTGATGTTACTGGGCTTGATGGGGGTATTTTATTGTTTAAGCTGGACCTAACAAGTAGTTTATAAAGCTGGCTATAGAGTAGAAGGTAGTCAACTAGTAGCAGAGACTCCCTTTTTTTTACCTATTCCTAACCGAGATTAAAATAAAGCAGAATGGATAGTCATGGTAAAACAACCTTCCATACTCAAGCTTGTGATGGCCTGGATGATAGATATGACAAATATTCAACAGGACCAAGGCTTCAATTGTGTAAGTGAGGTATTGTATATGCAGAGAAGTGCCATCGCCCAACAAAACGCCGCCATATGCTCTATCAGTACACCCTCGCATTCTTTTTTGCGTCTAAATCGTACATACATCAGTTTAGTTTTACACAAGCTTTTCCCATTGAAAGCTCTTATTCATGGACCCAAGCACAATTCGATGCTCCAATGTACAGGAGCCTCAACGCCGCGGTTTGTCAAAACGGCGAGTGGGTTTCCTGTAGCAGCCACGGATACGGCTCGACTTCAGCATTTTGTTATCGAAACTTCCTGTCGTCACGAATGGCGTTCCAGTTAGGCTTGGGGCCCGGATAGCCACCATAAACGGGTTGCCTCACCGGCCGCGTGCCGCCTTTCCGCTTGCGCAGGTCTTGCTCTGGTATTCGCCTTCCAGGTGGCGACTGGCTGTTTTTAGGGTAGATTTTGTACGAGTGGGGGGCGGGCCTTGGAGGCTTTGATTCGAACCTTGAGCTTTCGTCGCGTCGATAGCCATCACCTGGGCCATTATCACGATGCAACCTCCCTTGGTCTGTCTGCTTTGGGGATCGGGGCTTTCCTGCTTGAGTGGTGTCCCAAAAGTTGACCATATTCATGGCCTCATTGTGTGCGGACATATCTTCCTCGGCTGTGCCACGACCCTTCGTCTTGCGCAAGTTGGGTTCCGTTTCCTCCCGGTTGGCATAGAAGGCCTGGATCTCGCGGTTGATGCGTCCCCCGACAGGGCGTATTTCCTTGAGGTCTTCCTCAGGGAGCATCTCCTGCTGAATGACCTTGTTGAATGATCCATACATGATGCGTGCGAGAGCAATTACCTCGCGTTGATCATTGTAAAGAGCCTTCTTTTGTTCCTTCGTCACAGCTTTAACTCGTTCGAAATAGTGATCGTGTAGTTTGCGGTAGGGCACCCACAGACGATCAAGCGCGTCGGTGATCTGGACGCCATAGGCACGTTTGGCACCAGGCACGTCCCCTTCTCTAGCACGAGCACGCAAGTGATAGTGCGTAGACTGAGAAACGTTGAGGTACAGGCGCATGAGATGAGCGTCGGGCACCTCTAGGTGGTTCATCATGCTATCGAGCGCGCGGTCGGCATTCTTGATGACATTTGGGTTGATGTTATCACGAACACATGTTTCAAAGGCTATACGATAGAAGTCTGGTCCAGCGATACTCGCTGGTATTATGTCCAGAATCTCAGTAGCATGACCGCTTGctttggcttgcttgagAATGCTAAAGAGGCGCAGCCAGCAATCCCGGTCAGGCTCGAGATTATATTGGCGAAGAATGAAATTCCAGTATTTGATGCCCAGGCTGTTGAGCTTCGTCTGCAACACAACCTTCAGGATTAGAGACAAAGTATTGTTCCCAGGACTGGTAAAGACACCATTTTTATCCTTCTTAACCACTTGACCGGTGTGAGGATTTGTCTTGCGAGCTTCCTCAGCTGACATTTTTTTGACTTTGGACAAATTGGGTATGTTCATTGTCTGTtcaatgagatcaaggacctccttcttctcgttggtGTCGCTTGATATGATCATCATACGACCCATTGAGCAGACGAGCTCCTCGTCGATGATCAGACGTCCTTGCCTCCATTTACTCATGACTTCTGACCAGATGGATTTGGCGCGCTGAAAACCATTTTTGAGATTGAACTCCTTCTGTTCAGGCGTCAAGTTTTCCAAGCCATCAAGCGTGTTGAATCGTATAGCATTGAGAACGGTAGTATAGGTGTAGGAAGTCGGAGCTCGAGTTGACTCGTTGAGAGTGTCGACGATGGAGAACATGGAGTCCAGGTCGCCCGCTCGGTTGCACACGCTGAGCACAGCATTCAGATGAGTGCTGTTTGGTTCTAGGCGAGAGTCCTTGAAAAGGGCGTTATAGTGCTTTACAGCCTCGAAGACGGCGGTTTTAGGGTGTTTCGACTTGGCAAGACCACGGAACAGGGTTGTGTAGGTTTGCGCATTGGGGAATTGTGCGCGCTTTTTCATCTTCAGATAATGTCAGTATCACAGATGAGAGAAGAACCCGAGGACTATATCTCAAGCCTACCTCGTTGAATAGCTTGATCGCTGCCTTGACTTGTTGCTGGTCGAGCAGATATTCCAGTAGTAAATTCCATGGCACGACCAATTGCATATCTTTACTGCCTTTTTGAACCAAAAGATGGGCTTCATCGAATTTCTTTGCTTCAAGCGCTCTTCTGACATATTCTGCAACTTTCCAAGGGTCATTGTTCAGATATTGTAACTCCTTGTTGACTGCCCGTTCCATTTTAAGGGtttccttctttttccaTATTGCTTCGTCGGCTGGTGCATCGAGGCTTTTTGGAGCATCTTTCGTGATAGCATCAGCTATAGAGCTTGCGTCTTGAGCTGTAGTCGTCACCTCGGTAGTCGGTGTCGTCGTAGAGTTGAACATGCGCTGTGAGTGTTGAAACGAACGGGTTTGGAAAGCAGAAGCAGGCCGAATTTCTAGTCTCTGCCGCGGTGCGAGCTGCAGAGCTCTCCGAAGGCACGCGCCTCCGTGCAATAACCTATCAGCCATGGGAGAGTTGCTGCTTGAGTACCTAGGTTGATCACGGAATTCCAGATATACCCAAGTTAGAGCTGGAGAGAATGGATCCGTCCGTAGGTGCACCAAAAAAatctcttatcttatcagctGAGCGAGGAGCGTTGCATGAGATGCGCTTAACTTTGCCGCGCTTGAGGTACCTAATGCATGTACATTCTGTAATTGCCATAGAGCCACCCCCTTCCCCTGCAGGTCGCTAACAACTCTCTCCCATTTCTAATTGGAGACGCGCTTCGCGGTCGCAGTCCAGTCtagtccagtccagtccagtcgAGCCAAcgtttcttttcttttaaCCTTTATAGGGACGAGACAAAACAAGCGAATTGTTTGATCCTCCAAGTATCATCAGTCATCCCTTGTCCTTCTAAACTCATCTTACTATACTCATCGATTTCTGCCGTATACCGATTTTCTTTCATACCACCTCAATCATGGCCAAGGTTGCTACAGATTTCGAAAAGATCATCAACGAGGGTAAGCAACTATCAATTTTTCCAAGTCCCTCATGTTCTTCCCTAACATCGTTTTTCAGGGCGTGAGCGAAAGAAGAACGAAGCCCTTGCCGATCgcatcttctcaaagaaCCGTCGCCAAAGCGCCccctccaagctcaagtccGCCCCCGGCCAATCGCTAGCAAGCCGTGTCGGCGTCAAGAAGGTAGCTACAGCAAAAGACAGGAAGCGATTAGTTGAAGCCAACATGTACAGCAGCGAACTTCCACCATCGGCACCCGCTCGACCCAGCCTGCGCCTGGCAATGTCAACGGAGAATGGACACACGATCTGCATCACTCTGTCTCAGGCGACCTAAGCTCCCGCATCTCAGCTCCCAATGCTGCTCATAAGAGAGCCAACAACCGCCGCGCTGCTCGTCTCTCCGCTGCCGTGGATCGCATGGACACTTCTGGCGATGCGCCACAACAAGTCAACATCGTGAAAGGCAAGGGCAGCGCTGGCAATGGCATGGGAATGACAATTCGGGGTCTCGCAGGTCCCTTCACTATTCTGGCACAAAACTTTGCCCCTGGCACCACAGCCGCTGATATCGAGAGCGCTATGACTCCCATCGGAGGCGAGATTCTGAGCTGTCGCATTGTCAAATCAAACccattcctcctcttcgAGCTAGCCTTTGCATCGCGCGAGGGTGGTGAGCGAGTAATCGAGACCTTCAACGATAAGACTGTGAGTCCATCGGGACCAATTTCCATTCAGAACTCTTGCTAAAACTTGTTACAGGCCGATGGTAGAATCATCAAGGTCTACCCTAAGCTAGGAGCCCCTTCAAGCAATACCATTACGTCCAGCAATGCGCCAAGAAACGCCCCAAGCGGTCCCCGTGGCACCCGCGGAAACAAGCCTAACGCTAACGACAACTTTGTTGATGGCTCAATGGGTTTCCCTGATTTAATGGACACCACTACCACAAACGGCTCATCAAGGAACAACCAGTTGTACAGCGATAAAATCGTGGGCGGCAACCGACGAGGCCGAGGTGGTCAAAGAGGTCGCGGTGGGCGATGATGAACTATCGCCTATCTCTTGTTTTTCCTTTATTGCATTTGACGATTACTTCGCAACCTTTGTTGGGACATGGTCTCTAGAGAACAGACTGGGAGGTACCTATCAGCATTAAAATAGCCGGGCAATTTCATGGTGAACCACAACAAGGGGAGCAGTGGGTGTACGAAATTTTGGGCTGGGCGTTCGGGGTTCACGTGTCCAAAATGGGCTATTAAAGCTAATCATTTCATTTTTCTCTCTTTATACTTCGGGTACCCCTAAAAATGGATACCAGTTACGACCATGTGGAAGCAGCTCACTGTCCCAGCTCCCGACAATGGTATCACTTGAGGATGGAGAACCATTCGCATTCATCAGGGGTAATTCATGATTTTATACCTCGATTCGTCCGCGCAGAAATGACCCCTTTGAAGCCGCCCAAACCCAAATAATACCAATACAACTACAAAATGGGAATTGTAACCCAAGAACCTTACCCATGATATGCCAAACGCGGTCCCTCCGTCATCATACACCAAGAAGTCGAGACAAGAATAACAATATCTACAGCCAGGCTACAATAGGCATGAATCATATTCAGCCGAGATTTGGCAACTCTGCACCATGTTGAATTCCTGACCAGAAACCCCGTCCCTCCAAGAGCTATACTGACAACAGGAAAAATAAcgagaaaaaaaaagaacgCAGCCCCTAGAGTAAACCCAAAACTTCCGCGGCCGTTTCTGAGGCGTGCCTCATCGTGTCGAGACAAAGAAATCCTGTAAACAAACACCACCCCTTTCATCATGGATCTGTGTAATTTGGCCCAACCTATTCCTGTGCTAAATGCTTGTAGCATTGTAATCGAGTCTGAATATCATTCCTTCGAGTTCGTTGAGACCTTGACGCTGAAGTTCCCTTTCCCTGGCTATGAAAAGGAGCCACGCCTCCTCTTTAACCAATTCTGACAAAGTCGACTGGATAGTTCCGAGCACGCACATATGGCATGGGACGTCTCTTGCCTCGTTGGCGCATGGGTTTCGAAGGGAGGACGGACTTCTAGTACATTAGAACCACCATGGAGTTTTGCTTCGTTACCAACCATGAACTCCGGCCTATTGCACGCTATTACGCAGAGACCTCGGCGGCAGGGCTTCGTTTATCGAGTGAAGTCGCTCGCATCACAGATTGGCGCGGACATCTGGTCCCTTGTTAGGTTAGGCCACTTCAATGCCAGGTGTTCTGGTTTCCCATAAAACCTTCTTCCAGAGTGCGCTCCTCCAAATTGCGGATAAAGTCCCTGTTGCCTCGGCCACCCTGTTGCACGCGGCTACCTCTTCGACCTGCTGCCGTTCGGTTATCGATGCTGCCAGATGCCATACTTTCTCCAGTGGGTGGGTAGTACGCCGGACTAGGCTGTAGACGAATCGGCTGACTGGGGTCGAGATGGCTAGCTACTCGTTGGATGGCAGCGGGGATACCGCTCTGTTGCTGCTCCATGGTTGAAGCCCGTTGACGTGCTGGCCTCATACCaccttgttgatgctgatacATGTTGGGCTGGGGCATTTGTGCATATTGCCCCTGAGGCATCTGCTGGGGCGGTTGGGACATAACCATTTGTCCATACTGCCcgtgttgttgttgttggccGTATGCCGAAGGCATGTTGGCGTGGTTGCCTCCGGGAGAATACATTGAGTTGTTGCCGTACATCTGCGGTTGCGTATGGCCTTGAGGCGCGTACTGATTGGCATAAGGGGTAGGGGCAGCTGAAGCAGCCTGTTGTTgcgcttggtgttgagcttggtgttgagctgcTGCCGCTTGAGCCCGCTGCTTGCTAAGTGCTTCGGcctgttgctgttgttgggtGCCAGGTGCTGGAGACCTATTCAGCGAGCTAGACTTGAGATTCATCGGTGGTATAAAAGGCCCAGTAAACTTCTGTTGAGTGATGAACGGATGAAGTTTGGCTTGCTGGGGAGACCATCTCTCGAGAGGGTTGATTGTAAGAAGGCCGCGGACAAAGTCAATGAACGCGATGCGGTTGTTCATTTCTATCACGGTTAGTATGAGCACACATGATATTCCTACCAGTTCGGATCTTACCTCTATCTATCTCGCTCTGCTTCATGTTCTTCCTAGGCATGGGGTAGGACTTGATAATCTCGGGAAGGGTGTTGGCCTGGAAGTACTTCTTGCTAGGCTGTTCCTTGGTGCCACGTTC encodes the following:
- a CDS encoding DNA polymerase alpha subunit A (At least one base has a quality score < 10), with translation MSHRARLAELKALRESGKKVFDTYKVADVDNLYDEVDEDGYKKVVRERLNQDDFVVDDNGEGYADDGREDWDRVQAYGSESEEEATLRGRPSKTAKKNRQEEQAKRAATDKDISEYFKGANRAQPKPKVVKTKEDDDFLSNLLGEVDNNIPAPAPHTSRVERSGGRRKARALSPAPEPVPKKTKTLDTRLPSPLPPAPDDDGFFPSADDDILETADVPMSDPAPSSPAAKVAQRKAQIKQEPKEEDDDDDDMMEVAHAGTIATTSVNLASSRPIKKIQKAESYPTPASSSPVKPNGAQVDSASWNALTERLNVVTSSPAETKTIGKIDYKDAIEEDGSLNFFWTDYTEVNGSLCLFGKVLNKKTRSYVSCFVKVDNILRKLYFLPRQHRLQDGEETGEEVEMMNVYDEIDTMMTKMNVGMYKIKACTRKYAFELRDVPKEAQYMKLLYPYNKPEVDPNRPGETYSHVFGSNTALFEQFVLWKNIMGPCWLKIEDADFDKLKNASHCKLEVLADHPNMVSVLSESDNLDAPPLTLMSVSLRTAFNEKDNKQEILAISARIYEKVSLSDTTPAEKLPCRTFTVIRPHGQAFPMGFDHLAKKRNRGLIVLKKQEADILAFFLAQLDVADPDVILGHQLEGVDYSVLLNRLYEKKIPGWSRLGRLRRSQWPSSIGKTGGNVFAERQILSGRLLCDLANDAGKSVMFKCQSWSLTEMCSLYLSGDNRRRDFDNEVALKTWAREKQGLLDYITHMEADTHYIAALALGVQMLPLTKVLTNLAGNSWARTLTGTRAERNEYILLHEFYRNKYICPDKQTFRSRQRAEEAQREEEAVEGKKKDKYKGGLVFEPEKGLYDKFVLVMDFNSLYPSIIQEFNICFTTVDRPATNGEEDEVPEVPINQDQGILPRLIATLVSRRRQVKSLMKDKKATPEELATWDIKQLALKLTANSMYGCLGYTKSRFYARPLAVLTTFKGREILRSTKELAESNSLQVIYGDTDSVMINANVDNVADAFKVGNDFKKAVNEQYKLLEIDIDNVFRRILLQAKKKYAAINLVEKDGKFIEKMEVKGLDMKRREYCALSKEISQHLLNEILSGDDTEVSIARIHEYLSDIAGKMREQTIPVQKYIIHTQLGKAPNDYPDSNSMPQVQVALREMAKGKTVRKGDVIAYVITGDSKSSEPAPKRAYTPGDLKADPTLLPDVEWYIGKQIFPPVERLCANIVGTSTSQLAEHLGLDIKRYSSFQTQQNSSSNDLEIYPLDSQIPDEVRFGDCARLSLRCRKCKTSFAFEGLATSPNHVSQSGIICGSCGSSISTLSVVAQMEHAIRTQTSRYYEGWLVCDDSQCGNRTRQMSVYGSRCLGPKGLARDCLGRMRYEYTEKAIYTQLLYFTSLWDVDKAKAKATSTEMSRQDRENILALAEHNRVRFGNVKGIVDKYLDKCGRQWVAMDTLFTKLGFKPMA